The Bifidobacteriaceae bacterium genome segment CCACTCCCAGGGATGGCACTGCGCGAACTCGCCGAACCGGCGCACCAGGTTCAGCCTCGAACTCACCGTACTACCACCGAGCATCCTAGAGCGCTGCTGGTTCGCCCAACCCGCCACCATCGCGTCGAACACCGCCGCCGGCTCGTTCAAATAGGTGACGCCGGACGCCAACTCCAGACCCGCCGAACCAAGATGACGCTCCACCAAACCCCCACACTAGACGCAACAATGATGCGTCTAATGCAACCGCACCGGCCAGGCGAGCGTCAAATCAACGGTGTTGGCACACTCCCGGAGGGGGCATAACGTACCGCATCACGACCGAAATGATGCATCTGCTGCAATAAATCCTCTTCAACCTCGAGATGCCAGACGTGTGGGTCCGGGTCTGGGTCTGGGTCTACGCGGCGAGGGCGTGAGCGGCCCGAAGAAGCGGCATTGTCTGCGGTCTTGTGGTCGAGCGCGTGAGCGGACCGTACCCGCGCCTGCCGCCTGGTTGGCGTGGGCGCGAGCGGCTCTTGCCATGTCGTGGGTGGCGTCCGCGAAGTCTTCGAGAGCATGATTGTCGCGATGAACCTTCACACCGATCCGGTGGCTCACGGGTCAGGCGGCCGGCTTTCGACGCCTCGCGCGCCTGGGAAACGCAGGCCCGGCGGCCGCGCCGCTGCAGCGCGCGCAGTGACCGCGGCCAGTCTGCAGGGCCCGCCAAGCGGCGTTCGCGGTTCGGATCTGCCGCAGACTGGTTGGCGGCGCGCGCTTCGGATGAAGAGCGCCAGCATCGCGGCAAAGGCAGGCGCTAACTCGAAGACGCATGCGGTCGTCGCTTTCGGACTGGCCGTCCTCAGCGGCGTCGCCTTCGGCTTGATCTCCATTCCTTTCGGCACTGATGAAGTGTCTGCGGTAAACGGCGCGGCAGACCTGCGCGCAGTCCTCGCCGAAGGTCGGATCGCGCAGGTGGTCTCGGGCTGGGAGAGCTACCCCGGCGAGCTCTACACGCCGGCGGACTTCGCGGAAGGTGTCGCCCGCGACCTGGTGAAATGGGAGAACGGGTACGGCGTGGGTGATTCCTTCGGCACCCACCGGCTGGTCCTTCTGCTGCCGCCGGGAGAAGCGGTCGCCTTGAGCTTTCCCTCGGTGGACCACGCGACCCGGGTGTACATCGACGGTGAACTCGCGGGAGAGGTCGGGACGGTCGGCGCGACCAAGGAAACCACCACGCCGCGCGTCGCGGAGTGTTACTTCATTGTCACGGATGAAGACGGCCGCGCCGAGCTTGTCCTGCAATACGCGAATTTCCAGCACAGGCGCGGCGGCGACCCGCCAACGCTGACGATCGGGTCGCCGCAGGACCTGCAGAAGGTGGCGCGTCAGGCGGTGGTCTCGCAGACGCTGATCGCCGGACTGCTGTTGGCCGCGTTCTTCTATCACCTCGCCATGTTTTTGTTCTACGCGAGCCGCCGGGCGTCCTTGTATTTCGCGCTTCTCTGCCTGGCGTTCGCGATCCGAGCGATAGTGCCCAGCCTAATAACCGAGCGCTGGCCCAACTACGATTGGCCGTCGCTGCTGCGGGCGGACTATGTCCTAATGTTCTCCGGTGCCGCTCTGCTCATGCTGTTCTTCCGCAGCTTCTTCCCTGAGCTTCTCTCAAGGCGAGTCCTCTGGACCGTTGCCGCGGTGCTGGCGCTGTACGACCTGGCCGTCCTGGTCTTGGACACGGCCCAATCGTCATATTTGCTCGTGTTCGTCCAGCCGTTGTGTGTCTTGGCCGTGGGCTACATAGCAATCAAGCTGGGACTTTCACTGAGGACGGGGGGCTTGGAAGTCCGCCTTGCTTTCGCGGGGATCGCCTTTTTCCTGGCAACGGCCTTGAATGACGTGCTGTACCTCAACAAGCTTCCGAGCCTCGGAATGAACCTGATGCCTGCTGGGATCGCCGTGCTCACGCTGGCGTACACGGTCATCTTGACTGTTGATTTCGCCCGGAGCCGGCGCCAGCTGACGGCGGCGAGGATCAGCGAAGAGAGGATGTCGATGGACAAGGCTGCCCTGGAGGCGCAGAGCCGGCTGAAGACCGAGTTCTTGCAGGACATTAGCCACGAGATGAAGACGCCTCTGGCCGTCGTGTCCACGAGCGTCCTCAATGCCGACGACTTATTGGACTTCGGTGGGGACAGGGACGAGATCCGCGGGAGCCTGCGCCGGGCGCAGGCAGAGGTCATGCGGATGGCGGCCATGGTGGACGCCGCGATGGCATTCTCATCCGCCAATGAGGCTGGCCAGCGGATGGAGGCGCTCGACCTCGGCGGTCTGCTCAGGGCGGCCGCTGACGCTTCTCGTCCCTTGCTGGAGAGGCGTGGGAACAAGCTGGCGCTCGAGATCCCGGCCCGGCTGCCGCCGCTGTGGGCAGACCACGAGGGGTTGTCGCAGGTCTTGTCGAACTTGCTGTCCAATGCGAACCGGCACACTGAAGGCGGCCGTATCGAGGTAACCGCGACGTGCGGCGAAGCGTCGGTGACGGTGACGGTCCGCGATGACGGGGAAGGGGTGGACGATGCCGTCCTTCCACGCGTGTTCGACCGCGGCGCTTCGACCGGCGGGACCGGCTTGGGACTGGCGATTTCCAAAGCGGTCATCGACGCTCACGGCGGGCGGATCTCGCTGTCGAACAACCCCGGCCGCGGGGCATGTGCCGAGTTCCAGCTACCCATTCCGGCCAACGGGGATGAGGCTCAACGTTGAACGGGAACACGAGCGGAACAACGGACAGGCCGGCGGCGAACGGGGTCACCCTGCTCTTGGTCGAGGACAACCCCGCCGTCCAACGCAACAACCGGGCGATCCTCGCCAGGCGCGGCTACTCCGTCCGGGAGGCGTCGGACTTGACGCAGGCGCGCGCAGCTGTCGCGGAGGAGGAACCGGATGCGATCATCTTGGACATCATGCTGCCGGACGGCAGCGGACTCGATTTCCTGACCGAGTTGCGCCGCGGTTCCCGGATCCCGGCGTTGATGCTGACAGCGCTGGGAACGCCGGCAGACATCGCACGGGGATTGCGCGCCGGCGGCGACGACTACCTGCCGAAACCCTACGATTTGGATGTCTTCTTGGCCCGGGTCGAGGCGCTGCTGCGCCGCGCGAGGCAGGTGCCGGAGTCGGTGGTGGCGGGGCGGTTGCACTTGGACGTCACGGCGGGCCAGGCGTTCTGCAACGGCGCGGATCTGCTGCTGACGCAAAAGGAGTTCGCTTTGCTGCTGCTGCTCGCGCAGAACGAGAACAAGACCCTGGACGCGGAATACCTGTACGAGAGGATCTGGAAACGGCCTGCGGTTGGCGACACCCAGGCAGTCAAGACGGTCGTGTCGCGTCTGAGGGCAAAGCTCGCCCGGACCGGATACACGATAGTCGCCGCCCGCGGCGAGGGGTATCTGTTCGAGAAGTGGTAGTGCGGCACGCGCCAGGCGGGGTAGCCCGCTGCGAAGGTGGCGTTTTCGCAACCTTCAGCCTTCGCTGCTGCGCCAGCGGCTAGCTTTCCTAATAGCTTCGGGCTCCGTCACCCTGTGCCTGCCGAGCCGCGTTGTCGCGCCCCGGTGAGCAGATGGGGGCGGCACCTAACCCCCGGAGTCCTGCGGTGCCCGCAGAAACGGCGACAAGGCAAGGCGGTTGGAAGTGGAACAGTCGAACAGGCGCGGCGCGCGGCGCCGGATAGCGGCAATCCTGGCCGGGGTGATGCTGGTACCGGCGGCGCTGCTGGCGTTCCCGCCCGAGGCGGCCGCGGCGGGGCCGAGCAACGTGAGTTCTGTGTCCAACGACACGTTCGCGGCGCTCAGCCTGCAGACGGACACCGGCGATGTGGAGGCGATGATCGCGTCAGGGGCGCCCACAACGGAGGACCCGATAGCGCTCAACACGGTCTCCGAACTGTTCGTGGGGGCGGCCGGGAACGTCTACGACTTCACCAGCCAAAGCCCCACGGGCCTGCCGGCGGCGACGAAGACCATCAAGTCGTCCTTCAGCGGCGAGAACACCCATGTCCGCAGCGTCGCCTTCGACCCGGACGGGGACGCCAAGAAGAACTACGTCGCACAAGTCTGCGGCGTCAGCGGGTCCAAGACCACGAGCCTCTATCTGAACGCCGTGGACGGCACAACCGGGAAATCCTCCTCGACGGCGATCGGAATGTACTCGTTCCCCATCACTTATCACGACGCGGGCGCGTTCTTGTCGATCACGGCGGGCGACTTCGACGGCGACGGCAAGGACGAGGTCGCGGTGTTGACAGCCGGGGCCGCAGCCTATCCGGGGGGACCGAAGGTCTTGCCTGGTCCGCAGGCGGTGGAGATCTACCGCGTCGACACCGCCGGCAACGGGTCGTTCACGCTGCTCAAGTCCCAAACCGTCCAGAATCTGACCACTGGCCGCCAGCCAGCGGTGCCTTTTCTGTACGACGGTGAATACGAGTCCGGCAGCAAGGCTTACGAGTATTTCTCCGTCAACCTCGCAGCCATTCCCGCAGCTGGCGACGCGCGCGACGCGCTCGCCATAGCGGCCAGTTACACGCGCCACGCGGAAAAGAGCAAATACGCCACGGCCGCCAGGGGAAACAACACCTACGGAAGCTCCGTCATCTCGTTCTGGTACGACATCGGCGGCGACAGTGAGCGGCTTGCGACCGAGGCGCTGGAGGACCGGTGGTCGAGTTCCTACGGCACCGACGATGCCGCCAACCCGCATTTCGAGCAGATGCTCTTCCCGTCCGTCGCGGCTGGTGACATCAACAACGACGGCGCGCCGGAGGTCGTGGTCGCCGGCTATCGCATCAAGGAGGCGGCCTCGTACCACGGAAGCCGCAGCCTCGACAAGGAACGGTTCCTGATCACGCATTACGCCTACGATGGGACGAACTTCGCCAAACAGGCTCCCATGCAATGGGTGGACATGAAACGCGGCGGGGCGCACGGTAGCGCCGCCGATCTGGGCAACGGCATTTTCAACAACTCGGGCGACTACGGGCAAAACCCGCTCGCCCTGACGATCTTCGCAGAGCGCGGCTCCGCCTACGCCAAGTCGGTTTTCGCTGGCGGCTATGTGCTGGCCCTGCCCGACCCGACAAGGGCCGGCCTGGGCGACACCTCCGAATACGCCATGGGGATGTACGGCGGCTACGACACCAACCCCGACCAGTTGGCCGCGGGCTCCTCCGACCCGAACGCCGTGTTCCGCATCCGCTACGCCACTCCCCTCTACAGCTCGATTGACGCCAATCGCAGCAGCGCGCAGAACAGGGCAGTCGCCGAGGCCGTGGCCGGCAACTTCACCAACAACCCGGATGGCCGCGAGCAGGTGGCGTTCACCTACTTCATCAAACGCCAGGGCTCGGCCAAGTACGACGCCGACCTCTGTTTCCTGTACCTGAAGGGCCAGGCGACAGACGAGGTCGAGAACGCGAACGGCGCCATTCCCTCCGTCGTCGCGTTCTGGCACAACCTGGTATACAACGAGACGAAGGCCGCTCCGTTGACCGTCGCCGCGCCGGACGTCCACAACGACTCGACCATCGTGAAATACGACAAGGCCAAGGCACCCGCCTTCTACTTCTCCGACCCGCAGATCTCCGCGGTGCTGCAAGCCGCCCCCTACTTCGGCGAGCTTCAATACGACGGCTCGCCGGACACCGTGATCACCAGGACCAACGGCAAGGACGAGACCCTGGATCACGCGGTGACTGTCACCGCCGGCACGCTGTTCGGCATCGACGTCGCCGTCTCCGGCGGCGCGGGCGCCAGCGTGGAACTGTTCGAGTTCGAGTTGATGGCCAAGTTCTCCGCCTCGGCGGGATGGCAGAACCAGACCACCTACACCCATTCGACCAGCACGAGTTATTCAACCGGCTCGAATGACACCGTGGTGCTAACCATGACGCCGTATGTGCGCTACTACTACCAGCAGTGGAACCCGGGCGCCGGAAAATGGGAGAGCGCGTTCGTCGACGTCCCCTCCGCTCCGCGCCTGAGCCAGGTGTCAGTGGACGCCTACGACCGGATAGCGGGAGACAACGGCTGGCGAACGATCCGCGACAGAGTTTTCGGCGGCTCGGTCGCCGGGGATCCGGGCACCTACGGCAGCGCCATGCCTGAGACGTGGAACATCTACGACAAGAAGAACGCCGCCCGCGAAGTCTGGTTCGACACGAACGGGAACACCGGAGCGAAGACCAGGTCGATCAACCATGAGCAGAGCCACGGCAACGGTGTGACCTGGGGCGCCTCGGTCGAGCTTGAGGGCACCATCAAGGTTGTCGCTGGCAAGGGCGGCCTTCACGGCGGCGTCGCCTACACGGGCGGCTACATGTGGAGCCAGTTCGAGGCCGTCAACTACGAGGGCACCGTGCCGAACATCGCTGACGCCGATGCGGCGACCTACGGCTTCGAGTGGGACTTCGGCACCTGGTTCACCAAGATGTCGGACAGCCGGGAAAACGTGCGGATACTGTCCGATTACCTGGATAACACCGACCAGGACCACGTGAAAGACATCGTCGAAGAGCAGGGCCTCGACACCCTGGTGTTGGGCTACCGTGTCAAGAACGCGAAGCGGCCGCCCAAAGCGCCGGAAGTCTCCGTGGACGGCACCACCGAGGATTCGGTGACCCTGGCGTGGAAACCCGTCGCCTCGCCGGACGTCGTCAACTACGAGGTCGGGCAAATCGACCTTGGAGCGACCTATCTCATCGCCACCGTCGACCAAGCCACAGGCGGCGTTTTCCGGTACACCGACAGCCCGCTACTGTCCACCACCACCTACCAGTACGTGGTGCGCGCGTGGGGATACTCCAACGGCACCCTGGTCGCCGGTGCGTGGAGCGACCCCGTCTCGGCCAGAACCAACATGACGGGCGTCACGGCAACCGTGGCCCCGGACCCTCTGGAACTAAGAGCGGGGCAATCCGGGACGTTCACCGTGACGCCGCCCACCGGCGCGACAGGCGTCGCCTACCAATGGCAGCACCGGAAAGCCAGCGGCATGTGGCAGGACCTGACCGGCGCGACAGGGGCGTCCTTGACCGTCGCGGACGCGGGAATCGCTGACGAGGGCGAATACCGCTGCGTTCTTGAGGGAAGGATCTTCGGATTGAACGGGATGACCGTCTACAGCGACGCCGCCACGCTCGCCATAGTGAAACTCGAGACGCAAACGACATTGGCAGTGGCCCCGCAAACCGGCATCGCCTCCGACACTACGGAGACCTCCGCGACAGTGGAAAGGCCGTATGCCGCCCAGGTCTTGCTGAAGTGGGGAACGGGGTCTTACGAGTTGTTCACAAGCCCCGAGATCGTCAACGCCAGCGGCGACAACCACATCATCCTGAAAGATGACAACGGCTACCATGTGCTCGGCGCTTTCGAAAACGGTGTGACCGCCACGAACAGAGGCACCACACCAACGCTGGCCGATATCCAGGGCATCATCGACGCCGCCCAAAGCGGCCAGCAAGCGGGCTCGAATGACTTCGGGACGACCGTGCCCGCTGATATGACCCAATGGGTGGTTCAGTGGGAAGCCGACAACCCGGGCTACTACTTGCAGATGAGCACGGCGATCAGCCAAGTCGCGCCCAGGTTCTACAACTACACAGACGGGAAATCTCCCTATGGCGACTCCTTCACCCCTGAGATTCTGAACGGCGAGCCCGACGAGATCGTGACGGGGACCTTCAAACTCACCGACACCTACACCACGCCGTCGCAGACAAGCGAGCTTTACCACGCAAGGTTCGACGGCTGGTCCGCCGACCACCGGCTCTACGTGACCGATGTCCCCAGCGACTTCTACATCGCGGACTACCCCTATCCCTACCTGTACACCCTGTACACGCCTTACGGCAACACGAGTATCGCTGGCGACGGCACACTGGTCTACCCAGACACAATCGACTTTGTCGACTGGGACCGCCTGGCCGGCAATCAAGGCACCAATGTCCTGGGCTACAGCAGCGTGGACGACCAACGGATCGACTCGAGCAGTCTCCTGGGTCTCACGGTCCCCATGACCGGGTCGCTGCTTGAGAGCGAACTTGTCACCACGCCAGGCGACGAGGTGACGCTCACCGCGACGCTCGCTGGGAAGAACCACACCGAAACACCAAGAGGCACTGTCATCTTCACGGTGAGCGACAAGTCTACGGGCGCAGTTGCCGCGCGGCTCTCCGGAGAGTTGGACGCAGGCGGACAGGCGACAGCGACCTTCACCGCCCCCTACGCCGGCAGCTTCATAGTCACAGCGAACTACGGCGGCAACGACCAGTTCTATCCCAGCAGCGACAGCTTCAACGCCTACCACGCCTCCTCTCCCAGCAAGTCGTCGTGGCTCACGCTGAACCCGGACAAGACCGCCATCACCTACGGCGAAGAAGTGACGTTCGCGCCCGAGCTCTGGACCATGGTCGCAGGCGGAGCACCCACCAGCGCGGTCGTGGCGTCCGCGGACACCGTGTACAGCGTGACGCTGGACGGCGAGGACGTGAAACTGCTGGATGAGGGCTCCGGAGCCAGCAGAATCCCCGGCGCGATGAACGTTCCCGGCGTGTTCACTCCACGCGAAAGCGGCGTGTACACGGTGACCGCAAGCTACACGCCTGTGGACGAGATGTACACGGCATCGGCCGTCATAACCGTTGCGAAGAAGACCCTGACTGTGACGGCGGGCTACTCTGGGCCGGTCACCGCCAACATGCAGGTCCAGGGATACGACGGCCTGTACGCGTCGTTCGACTGGACCGAGACCATCAACGCCACAAGGATAGAGGGACTGGCGCCTGGCGACTCTGCGGGCGGCTGGCTGTTCGCGTGCGAACTGGAGACAGCCATGCCCGGCCTTGGCGTCTTCAGGCCCATCGGAACGCACACCATCAGCGTGCGGCCAAACGAGACCTGGGCCGCCGCCCACGCCGAGCTGGCCAAGAAATACGATGTCGTATTGGTGCCGGGGACGTTCACCGTGCTGCCGCCGTTCTACAGCATCACGTACAACGCGGGGGCGAACGGCGCGCTGGCGGTCTCCACCGGCGGCGGCGCGCCGCTGGCGACCGGCGCGACGGTGCCCTACGGGAGCGCGTTGGCCTTCGTCGCGAACCCCGACCCCGGGTTCGTCGTGGACTCGTGGACGGTCACGGTGGGCGGCGTGGACCGGTCAGCCGACTACAGCGCGGTGAACGCGATCACCGTGGACGCGACGGGGGACGTCTCGGTGGGCGTCGCGTTCGCGCAGAAGACCGCGTTGGTTTTCGCGGACAGCGACGCTTACGACATTCCGAGCTCCACTGTGGGGTTGGCGGTCTCGCCGGTCGATGTGTCTGCCGGCGTGTCGGGCGGAGTGCGGCCGTACACGTTCGCGGCAACCGGGCTGCCGGACGGGGTGTCGATCAGCGCGGAGGGCGTCATCGGCGGCACACCGCTCTCTGCGGCGGCCGGCGGCACCGCCGCCATCACGGTGACTGACTACGAGGGCTCGACGGCTAGCATCGAGATCGCGTACGGGTCCGCCTCCGCCGCGCCGAACCCAATCCTCGGCGGGAGCGCCACGATCGACGGCACGCTCCGGTACGGCGAGACGCTGACAGCGGTGACCGCTGACCTGGCCTGCACGCCGCCCGTCGCCGACCTGGGAACGCTGGCATACCAGTGGCGATCCCTTGAGGGCGGTGCTTCCGCAGACCTGCCAGGCGAGACCGGCCCCACCCACGCCATCACTGGGGACGACATCGGGAAGCGCATTTCCGTGACCGTCTCGGCAGCGAATTGCGCCGACGCCTATTCCGCCAGCCAGATAGCCAGCGCGTGGACAGACTTGGTCGGCAAGGGCATTCCCGCCAACGCGGCCGGTTCGGCGGGCGTTACCTACGCGGGCGACGGGTTCGACCTGACAGCCATCGGCGGCCTGTTCACACTGGATCCAG includes the following:
- a CDS encoding Ig-like domain-containing protein, producing MEQSNRRGARRRIAAILAGVMLVPAALLAFPPEAAAAGPSNVSSVSNDTFAALSLQTDTGDVEAMIASGAPTTEDPIALNTVSELFVGAAGNVYDFTSQSPTGLPAATKTIKSSFSGENTHVRSVAFDPDGDAKKNYVAQVCGVSGSKTTSLYLNAVDGTTGKSSSTAIGMYSFPITYHDAGAFLSITAGDFDGDGKDEVAVLTAGAAAYPGGPKVLPGPQAVEIYRVDTAGNGSFTLLKSQTVQNLTTGRQPAVPFLYDGEYESGSKAYEYFSVNLAAIPAAGDARDALAIAASYTRHAEKSKYATAARGNNTYGSSVISFWYDIGGDSERLATEALEDRWSSSYGTDDAANPHFEQMLFPSVAAGDINNDGAPEVVVAGYRIKEAASYHGSRSLDKERFLITHYAYDGTNFAKQAPMQWVDMKRGGAHGSAADLGNGIFNNSGDYGQNPLALTIFAERGSAYAKSVFAGGYVLALPDPTRAGLGDTSEYAMGMYGGYDTNPDQLAAGSSDPNAVFRIRYATPLYSSIDANRSSAQNRAVAEAVAGNFTNNPDGREQVAFTYFIKRQGSAKYDADLCFLYLKGQATDEVENANGAIPSVVAFWHNLVYNETKAAPLTVAAPDVHNDSTIVKYDKAKAPAFYFSDPQISAVLQAAPYFGELQYDGSPDTVITRTNGKDETLDHAVTVTAGTLFGIDVAVSGGAGASVELFEFELMAKFSASAGWQNQTTYTHSTSTSYSTGSNDTVVLTMTPYVRYYYQQWNPGAGKWESAFVDVPSAPRLSQVSVDAYDRIAGDNGWRTIRDRVFGGSVAGDPGTYGSAMPETWNIYDKKNAAREVWFDTNGNTGAKTRSINHEQSHGNGVTWGASVELEGTIKVVAGKGGLHGGVAYTGGYMWSQFEAVNYEGTVPNIADADAATYGFEWDFGTWFTKMSDSRENVRILSDYLDNTDQDHVKDIVEEQGLDTLVLGYRVKNAKRPPKAPEVSVDGTTEDSVTLAWKPVASPDVVNYEVGQIDLGATYLIATVDQATGGVFRYTDSPLLSTTTYQYVVRAWGYSNGTLVAGAWSDPVSARTNMTGVTATVAPDPLELRAGQSGTFTVTPPTGATGVAYQWQHRKASGMWQDLTGATGASLTVADAGIADEGEYRCVLEGRIFGLNGMTVYSDAATLAIVKLETQTTLAVAPQTGIASDTTETSATVERPYAAQVLLKWGTGSYELFTSPEIVNASGDNHIILKDDNGYHVLGAFENGVTATNRGTTPTLADIQGIIDAAQSGQQAGSNDFGTTVPADMTQWVVQWEADNPGYYLQMSTAISQVAPRFYNYTDGKSPYGDSFTPEILNGEPDEIVTGTFKLTDTYTTPSQTSELYHARFDGWSADHRLYVTDVPSDFYIADYPYPYLYTLYTPYGNTSIAGDGTLVYPDTIDFVDWDRLAGNQGTNVLGYSSVDDQRIDSSSLLGLTVPMTGSLLESELVTTPGDEVTLTATLAGKNHTETPRGTVIFTVSDKSTGAVAARLSGELDAGGQATATFTAPYAGSFIVTANYGGNDQFYPSSDSFNAYHASSPSKSSWLTLNPDKTAITYGEEVTFAPELWTMVAGGAPTSAVVASADTVYSVTLDGEDVKLLDEGSGASRIPGAMNVPGVFTPRESGVYTVTASYTPVDEMYTASAVITVAKKTLTVTAGYSGPVTANMQVQGYDGLYASFDWTETINATRIEGLAPGDSAGGWLFACELETAMPGLGVFRPIGTHTISVRPNETWAAAHAELAKKYDVVLVPGTFTVLPPFYSITYNAGANGALAVSTGGGAPLATGATVPYGSALAFVANPDPGFVVDSWTVTVGGVDRSADYSAVNAITVDATGDVSVGVAFAQKTALVFADSDAYDIPSSTVGLAVSPVDVSAGVSGGVRPYTFAATGLPDGVSISAEGVIGGTPLSAAAGGTAAITVTDYEGSTASIEIAYGSASAAPNPILGGSATIDGTLRYGETLTAVTADLACTPPVADLGTLAYQWRSLEGGASADLPGETGPTHAITGDDIGKRISVTVSAANCADAYSASQIASAWTDLVGKGIPANAAGSAGVTYAGDGFDLTAIGGLFTLDPGAGARTHTIEAGGTGEGMIGPDGKTLTATRAGTFAIGLETAETATHEAGLKTVAQLVVVKGAQAAPTGHGAADATTHGGSDGKITGLAANTTHEYSKDGGPHSAAMSNAAGEITGLSAGAYTVRLAATDLYDASPDSAPVAISHPPAPDTTPPTGEIAIGLNQWSSFAGNAGFSVFSRNAQTVVVTADDDVAVDSVEAFTSGTAYASAAAIPSDAAWVAYTAPFALLPDAKVYVYVKITDTSGNATYLRSDGIVLYTDSAADTAAISHTKGTGQDKAATVVLNGNTVAGVKSGNDPLAAGSDYTVVAQQGAATITFAGAWLESLQPGEHTLEIRYNPQGEAYVNGPGNDEPATTAILLTVTSPLGPATYTLIVNNGTGGGDYPAGAQAAITADAPPAGKVFDQWTGGNGGVFDDATSANTIFTMPANTAAVTAAYKDAIVPFVPVAGITGVPDTATVGTPLTLSGTVEPANATNTAVAWSVKQAGSTGATISGDTLETTAPGVLVVTATISGGAAQSADYAQDFTITVVAGAPAPSAEKDVVSVGSPPGAVIGVDTITGNVPHGTTSLTIDLAVSAGATWRLCGDVGCASEIADKTLSPLAEGDNVAYVEVTAEDGTTRTYRLILTRAAASAVLVTGIDVTSAGGATTITTDGGTLALHATVTPADATNKAVSWTSSDTAIAAVGADGTVAAVANGTVTIRATAQDGSGVWGEITLAITGQSGAPVPFVPVSGITGVPDTATAGVPLTLSGTVEPVGATNRAIVWSVKSAGTTGATIAGDILEATAPGALVITATVAGGAAPSADYAQDFAIAVAAGPPAPSSDKDVISVGSPSGAVIGADTITGNVPHGTTSLTIDLAVSPGATWRLCGDASCASEIADKTLSPLAVGANTAWVEVTAEDGTTKTYRLTVTRAAASAVPVTGIDVTSAGGATTIATDGGTLALQAIITPADATNKAVVWTSSDPAVATVEATGAAASTAEGNATVTAAANGTVTIRATAQDGSGVSGEITLTISGQKDADDGGGGNGNDPDPGAGRLPWTGGGTVPAASLAILFLALGTSMILVSRKRRQHTHR
- a CDS encoding sensor histidine kinase; this translates as MKSASIAAKAGANSKTHAVVAFGLAVLSGVAFGLISIPFGTDEVSAVNGAADLRAVLAEGRIAQVVSGWESYPGELYTPADFAEGVARDLVKWENGYGVGDSFGTHRLVLLLPPGEAVALSFPSVDHATRVYIDGELAGEVGTVGATKETTTPRVAECYFIVTDEDGRAELVLQYANFQHRRGGDPPTLTIGSPQDLQKVARQAVVSQTLIAGLLLAAFFYHLAMFLFYASRRASLYFALLCLAFAIRAIVPSLITERWPNYDWPSLLRADYVLMFSGAALLMLFFRSFFPELLSRRVLWTVAAVLALYDLAVLVLDTAQSSYLLVFVQPLCVLAVGYIAIKLGLSLRTGGLEVRLAFAGIAFFLATALNDVLYLNKLPSLGMNLMPAGIAVLTLAYTVILTVDFARSRRQLTAARISEERMSMDKAALEAQSRLKTEFLQDISHEMKTPLAVVSTSVLNADDLLDFGGDRDEIRGSLRRAQAEVMRMAAMVDAAMAFSSANEAGQRMEALDLGGLLRAAADASRPLLERRGNKLALEIPARLPPLWADHEGLSQVLSNLLSNANRHTEGGRIEVTATCGEASVTVTVRDDGEGVDDAVLPRVFDRGASTGGTGLGLAISKAVIDAHGGRISLSNNPGRGACAEFQLPIPANGDEAQR
- a CDS encoding response regulator transcription factor yields the protein MNGNTSGTTDRPAANGVTLLLVEDNPAVQRNNRAILARRGYSVREASDLTQARAAVAEEEPDAIILDIMLPDGSGLDFLTELRRGSRIPALMLTALGTPADIARGLRAGGDDYLPKPYDLDVFLARVEALLRRARQVPESVVAGRLHLDVTAGQAFCNGADLLLTQKEFALLLLLAQNENKTLDAEYLYERIWKRPAVGDTQAVKTVVSRLRAKLARTGYTIVAARGEGYLFEKW